A genomic stretch from Doryrhamphus excisus isolate RoL2022-K1 chromosome 23, RoL_Dexc_1.0, whole genome shotgun sequence includes:
- the LOC131110392 gene encoding uncharacterized protein LOC131110392 isoform X2 gives MTFSACMSATVRLSLLLLLLTSTVLRAEPQQAHQEAGEASQPPVTLRSLFRGSSQELHRYVESLVGASAIRSAAEFVQMAIRFLAEGAASGLNVIAVYVTEILRVTGFDATLTLPRFTPEGVTTVAQWGVLAVIGYWVLTVVLRLVIGALRQVFWLVKMATVLWLFAMIVSDKSASADTTAVRLGGLVLGYILVTLLTSSSDNTGALEHRLRSLEGRVKAVEKRKGNQ, from the exons ATGACTTTTAGTGCTTGTATGAGCGCCACGGTTCGCCTCTCCTTGCTGCTGCTTTTGCTGACTTCAACGGTGCTCCGTGCTGAGCCCCAGCAAGCTCACCAGGAGGCCGGAGAAGCGAGCCAGCCGCCGGTCACCCTCCGCAGCTTGTTCCGCGGAAGCAGCCAGGAGCTCCATCGGTACGTGGAGTCACTCGTGGGGGCTAGCGCGATCCGATCAGCTGCTGAG TTTGTGCAGATGGCGATCCGCTTCCTGGCCGAAGGCGCCGCCAGCGGCCTCAACGTCATCGCCGTGTACGTCACAGAGATACTCCGGGTCACAGGATTCGACG CTACCTTGACGCTGCCTCGTTTCACCCCGGAGGGCGTGACCACGGTGGCTCAGTGGGGGGTCCTGGCTGTCATAGGCTACTGGGTGCTGACCGTCGTCCTGCGTTTGGTGATCGGCGCCCTGCGGCAGGTCTTCTGGCTCGTCAAGATGGCCACCGTGCTGTGGCTCTTCGCCATGATCGTGAGCGACAAAAGCGCCAGCGCCGACACTACGGCAGTGCGCCTCGGCGGCCTGGTgctggggtacatcctggtcaCTTTGCTGACCTCCAGCTCGGACAACACCGGCGCGCTGGAGCATCGCCTGAGGAGCCTGGAGGGCAGAGTGAAGGCGGTGGAGAAGAGGAAAGGCAACCAGTGA
- the LOC131110392 gene encoding uncharacterized protein LOC131110392 isoform X1, giving the protein MTFSACMSATVRLSLLLLLLTSTVLRAEPQQAHQEAGEASQPPVTLRSLFRGSSQELHRYVESLVGASAIRSAAESALLSLESLLGQENIYSVVMFVQMAIRFLAEGAASGLNVIAVYVTEILRVTGFDATLTLPRFTPEGVTTVAQWGVLAVIGYWVLTVVLRLVIGALRQVFWLVKMATVLWLFAMIVSDKSASADTTAVRLGGLVLGYILVTLLTSSSDNTGALEHRLRSLEGRVKAVEKRKGNQ; this is encoded by the exons ATGACTTTTAGTGCTTGTATGAGCGCCACGGTTCGCCTCTCCTTGCTGCTGCTTTTGCTGACTTCAACGGTGCTCCGTGCTGAGCCCCAGCAAGCTCACCAGGAGGCCGGAGAAGCGAGCCAGCCGCCGGTCACCCTCCGCAGCTTGTTCCGCGGAAGCAGCCAGGAGCTCCATCGGTACGTGGAGTCACTCGTGGGGGCTAGCGCGATCCGATCAGCTGCTGAG AGTGCACTCTTGTCTCTAGAGTCACTGCTTGGTCAGGAGAACATCTATTCAGTGGTCATG TTTGTGCAGATGGCGATCCGCTTCCTGGCCGAAGGCGCCGCCAGCGGCCTCAACGTCATCGCCGTGTACGTCACAGAGATACTCCGGGTCACAGGATTCGACG CTACCTTGACGCTGCCTCGTTTCACCCCGGAGGGCGTGACCACGGTGGCTCAGTGGGGGGTCCTGGCTGTCATAGGCTACTGGGTGCTGACCGTCGTCCTGCGTTTGGTGATCGGCGCCCTGCGGCAGGTCTTCTGGCTCGTCAAGATGGCCACCGTGCTGTGGCTCTTCGCCATGATCGTGAGCGACAAAAGCGCCAGCGCCGACACTACGGCAGTGCGCCTCGGCGGCCTGGTgctggggtacatcctggtcaCTTTGCTGACCTCCAGCTCGGACAACACCGGCGCGCTGGAGCATCGCCTGAGGAGCCTGGAGGGCAGAGTGAAGGCGGTGGAGAAGAGGAAAGGCAACCAGTGA